TTACCTATTATCCCGATGCTACTCCTCAAGGTGCAAAATGTAAAAGTTAAAATTATGAGATTGCTTGTACTAAGCCCATAGAGAAAATACATGATATTAGAAACACACCGCTTGCTAATGCGTGATTTTATAGAGGCAGACTGGCAGGCGGTTTTTACTTATCAATCTGATCCTTTGTACTTGCGTTACAACTACTGGACGCAACGCACACAGAAGGATGTTTGCGAATTTATCCAGATGTTTATCAATCAGCAAAAAGAGCAACCTCGGACTAAGTTTCAGTTAGCTATTGTCCTCAAAGAAGAAAATCGGCTGATTGGCAATTGTGGTATCCGTGTAAATGACCCGGAAATGCGGGAAGCAAATATCGGCTATGAACTAAATACTCAATATTGGGGACAAGGTTATGCAACAGAAGCAGCAGAGGCAATTTTAAAATTTGGCTTTGAAGAACTGGGAATGCATCGGATCTGGTCTTGGTGTGTTGCAGAGAATGTTGCTTCTGTAAGGGTATTAGAAAAAATTGGTATGCGTCGTGAGGGTCATCTGCGGGAAAAAGAGTTAATCAAAGGCAGATGGTATGACAACTTTCTTTACGCTATCCTTGACCACGAGTGGAAAGCAAAGTAATCCTGCTTCTATGAGCTACCTCAGAGACAATATCATAAATTACTGAGAAATTGAGGGTAAGACAAGTTCAGAGGGTCACAGACATGACCAACACTATCCTCAATTTCCAAACAGCTACGGGACACGAAGTATTAGCAGCAGCGGGTAAAAAATATCTCCGTCCTGGTGGACGAATAGCCACCGATAAATTATTTCAGTGGGCAAACTTTCAGCCTGGAGAGACAGTTTTAGAGCTAGGTTCTAGCTTTGGATATAGTGCGATCGCTTTAGCAAAAAGCTACCATGTCAAAGTAGTAGGCGTTGAAAAAAATCCTGATAGTGTAGCTTGTGCGCGTGCTAATATATGCGCTGCTGGGTTAGAAAATCAAGTCGAAATAATTGAAGGTAATATTTTCAACCTAGAGGCAATCTCAGGAAAGTTTGATTATGTATTGGCAGAAGCTATTCTCACAATGCAATCTCCATCGGGAAAAGCCAAGATTTTAGCTGAAATTCATAATCGGCTCAAACCGGGAGGTAAATTTCTCTCCCATGAACTGTTTGCCAGTGATAAAGAAGAACAAATTCATGCTGACTTAGCAAGAGTAATTCGAGTTAATTCTACGCCACTATCAGAATCCAACTGGATTACGGCTTTTGCAACAGCAGGATTGCAAGTAGAGAAATGCCAAACTGACTCAATGAATTTATTGAATTTAGGGCGGATATTTCAAGATGAAGGTTTTTTTAACACAACTCGAATTTTGTGGAATATTTTGACGCAGAGAGATATCCGCAACCGGGTTTTAGAAATTCACCAAGTTTTTCATAAATACCAACACGAATTAGGCTACATCATTTCGTGTGCGGTTGCCCAGTAAAATAATTTATTCACTAAAACCATCGCCTGATAAATACTGATAATCATTCAAGGATTATTAGCCTTGCTTACGGTTCATCATCCTAAAATACTATGACCAAAATCATAACTAGCCCATCTTTTATTACTCAACTACGAGAACAAATTGAATATCCCAACGCGGGAGT
This portion of the Nostoc sp. GT001 genome encodes:
- a CDS encoding GNAT family N-acetyltransferase; the encoded protein is MILETHRLLMRDFIEADWQAVFTYQSDPLYLRYNYWTQRTQKDVCEFIQMFINQQKEQPRTKFQLAIVLKEENRLIGNCGIRVNDPEMREANIGYELNTQYWGQGYATEAAEAILKFGFEELGMHRIWSWCVAENVASVRVLEKIGMRREGHLREKELIKGRWYDNFLYAILDHEWKAK
- a CDS encoding class I SAM-dependent methyltransferase; translated protein: MTNTILNFQTATGHEVLAAAGKKYLRPGGRIATDKLFQWANFQPGETVLELGSSFGYSAIALAKSYHVKVVGVEKNPDSVACARANICAAGLENQVEIIEGNIFNLEAISGKFDYVLAEAILTMQSPSGKAKILAEIHNRLKPGGKFLSHELFASDKEEQIHADLARVIRVNSTPLSESNWITAFATAGLQVEKCQTDSMNLLNLGRIFQDEGFFNTTRILWNILTQRDIRNRVLEIHQVFHKYQHELGYIISCAVAQ